Proteins encoded by one window of Chryseobacterium sp. POL2:
- the pruA gene encoding L-glutamate gamma-semialdehyde dehydrogenase: MSKAISQVPIAINEPVNSYEPGSKEVKSLIATYKKMWDQKIEIPMVIDGKEVTTGKHVKLQSPQDHQHDFGFYHQGDMSHVDQAIDSALAAKDKWNALGWEQRVSIFLKAADLIAGPYRDTINAATMIGQSKNVHQAEIDAACEFIDFLRFNAEFMTEMYAEQPISDNGIWNRVEYRPLEGFCFAVTPFNFTAISGNLPACMAMMGNVVVWKPSDKQIYSAKVIMDVLTEAGLPAGVINMIFTDGKETAEKVMAHKDFAGLHFTGSTKVFQGMWKMIGDNIHNYRTYPRIVGETGGKDFVIAHPSANVEAVATALVRGSFEYQGQKCSAASRAYIPKSLWNDIKKVMENQMSTIKVGSPEDPSNFVNAVIDKNSFEKCKGYIDRANASSEAKVVIGGTYDDAKGWFVHPTVIETSNPQYESMIEEIFGPILSIYVYEDDKWAETLKLVDSSSPYSLTGSVFSQCRYAIDEAYKALENASGNFYINDKPTGAVVGQQPFGGGRASGTNDKAGSKMNLLRWVSVRSIKETFVSPKDYKYPYLG; this comes from the coding sequence ATGTCTAAAGCAATTTCACAAGTTCCTATTGCTATTAACGAACCTGTTAATTCCTATGAACCTGGATCTAAAGAAGTAAAAAGTCTTATCGCAACCTACAAAAAAATGTGGGATCAAAAGATTGAAATCCCAATGGTTATCGATGGCAAAGAGGTTACAACTGGTAAACATGTAAAATTACAATCGCCACAAGACCATCAACACGATTTTGGTTTTTATCATCAAGGTGATATGTCGCATGTTGACCAGGCTATCGACTCTGCTTTGGCAGCAAAAGACAAATGGAATGCTTTGGGTTGGGAACAAAGAGTTTCTATCTTCTTAAAAGCCGCTGACCTTATCGCTGGTCCATACAGAGACACCATCAATGCTGCGACAATGATAGGTCAGTCAAAAAACGTTCATCAAGCTGAAATAGATGCGGCGTGCGAGTTTATCGATTTCTTGAGATTTAATGCAGAGTTTATGACAGAAATGTATGCTGAACAGCCCATTTCGGATAATGGCATTTGGAATCGCGTAGAATACAGACCACTAGAAGGATTTTGTTTTGCCGTAACGCCGTTTAACTTTACAGCAATCTCTGGTAATTTACCTGCTTGTATGGCCATGATGGGAAATGTTGTGGTTTGGAAACCTTCTGACAAACAAATCTACTCTGCTAAAGTGATTATGGATGTATTAACAGAAGCTGGACTTCCTGCGGGGGTTATCAATATGATCTTTACAGACGGGAAAGAAACTGCTGAAAAAGTAATGGCTCACAAAGATTTTGCAGGCTTACACTTTACAGGTTCTACAAAGGTTTTCCAAGGTATGTGGAAAATGATTGGCGATAACATCCATAACTACAGAACTTACCCAAGAATCGTGGGAGAAACTGGTGGTAAAGATTTTGTAATTGCACATCCTTCTGCCAATGTTGAAGCTGTAGCAACGGCTTTGGTAAGAGGTTCTTTCGAATATCAAGGTCAAAAATGTTCTGCGGCATCTAGAGCTTATATTCCTAAATCACTTTGGAACGATATTAAAAAAGTAATGGAAAACCAAATGTCAACAATTAAAGTTGGTTCTCCTGAAGATCCTTCCAATTTTGTAAATGCGGTGATCGATAAAAATTCTTTCGAAAAATGTAAAGGTTATATCGACAGAGCCAATGCATCTAGCGAAGCCAAGGTTGTTATCGGTGGTACATATGACGATGCTAAAGGTTGGTTTGTTCATCCAACTGTTATCGAAACGAGCAATCCTCAATACGAAAGTATGATTGAAGAAATCTTCGGTCCTATCCTTTCCATCTACGTTTACGAAGATGATAAATGGGCAGAAACTTTAAAATTGGTGGATTCTTCTTCGCCATATTCTTTGACAGGATCTGTATTTTCACAATGTCGCTATGCAATTGACGAGGCTTATAAAGCTTTAGAAAATGCTTCTGGTAATTTCTACATCAATGACAAACCAACTGGAGCCGTTGTTGGTCAACAGCCATTCGGTGGTGGTAGAGCTTCTGGAACAAATGATAAAGCGGGTTCTAAAATGAATCTTCTACGTTGGGTATCTGTACGTAGTATAAAAGAAACATTTGTTTCTCCAAAAGATTATAAATATCCATATCTAGGCTAA
- a CDS encoding peptide chain release factor 3, which translates to MSLEQEISKRKTFGIIAHPDAGKTTLTEKLLLFGGAIQEAGAVKSNKIKKGATSDFMEIERQRGISVATSVLAFEYKDHKINILDTPGHKDFAEDTYRTLTAVDSVIVVVDVAKGVEEQTEKLVKVCQMRNIPMLVFINKLDREGKDAFDLLDEVEQKLGLNVVPLSLPIGMGSDFQGIYNIWENNIQLFLEEKKQKVGDTVKFEDINDPKIDGMIGAKAAAQLREELELIESVYPAFDREAYINGNQQPVFFGSALNNFGVRELLDAFIEIAPMPQPKESDQRIVKPEEKNFTGFVFKIHANMDPKHRDRLAFVKIVSGTFKRNENYLLVREGKKLKFSSPNAFFADKKEVVEESYPGDIVGLHDTGNFRIGDTLTSGEKLSFKGIPSFSPEHFRFINNDDPLKAKQLAKGIDQLMDEGVAQLFVMEMNGRKIIGTVGALQFEVIQYRLEHEYGAKCTYEPISIHKACWVEADEKSAEFQEFARLKQRFLAKDKYDQLVFLADSSFTIHMTQEKFPNVKLHFISEFRHQD; encoded by the coding sequence ATGTCTTTAGAACAAGAAATTAGCAAAAGAAAAACATTTGGGATTATTGCCCACCCGGATGCCGGAAAAACGACTTTGACAGAGAAACTGCTTCTTTTCGGAGGAGCAATTCAAGAAGCGGGTGCGGTGAAGTCCAACAAGATAAAAAAAGGAGCAACCTCCGACTTTATGGAAATAGAACGCCAAAGAGGAATCTCGGTGGCGACTTCGGTTTTGGCATTCGAGTATAAAGATCATAAGATTAATATTCTCGATACGCCTGGTCACAAAGATTTTGCGGAAGATACATACCGTACATTGACGGCGGTAGATTCTGTAATTGTTGTTGTCGATGTTGCAAAAGGTGTGGAGGAACAAACTGAAAAATTGGTTAAGGTTTGTCAAATGAGAAATATTCCAATGTTGGTATTTATCAACAAGTTGGATAGAGAAGGGAAAGATGCTTTTGACCTTTTGGACGAAGTGGAACAAAAACTAGGTCTTAATGTTGTACCATTATCTTTACCAATTGGTATGGGTAGCGACTTCCAGGGGATTTATAATATTTGGGAAAACAATATTCAGTTGTTTTTAGAAGAAAAAAAGCAAAAGGTAGGCGACACGGTAAAATTTGAAGATATTAATGATCCGAAAATTGACGGAATGATTGGTGCCAAAGCCGCTGCTCAACTTCGTGAAGAGTTGGAGCTTATAGAATCTGTATATCCTGCTTTTGATCGCGAGGCATACATCAACGGCAACCAGCAACCTGTATTTTTTGGTTCAGCATTAAATAATTTTGGCGTTCGTGAGCTTTTGGATGCTTTTATCGAGATTGCACCAATGCCACAACCAAAAGAATCTGACCAAAGAATTGTAAAGCCAGAGGAAAAAAACTTTACAGGTTTTGTGTTCAAAATCCACGCGAATATGGATCCGAAGCACCGTGATCGTTTGGCCTTCGTGAAAATTGTGTCAGGAACTTTTAAGAGAAATGAAAATTATCTTTTAGTAAGAGAAGGTAAAAAGTTGAAATTTTCTTCACCTAATGCTTTTTTTGCAGATAAAAAAGAAGTTGTTGAGGAGAGTTATCCTGGCGATATTGTAGGATTGCACGATACGGGTAACTTCCGCATTGGTGATACATTAACTTCGGGAGAAAAATTAAGTTTCAAAGGAATTCCGAGTTTCTCGCCAGAGCATTTCAGATTTATTAACAATGATGATCCTCTTAAAGCTAAGCAATTGGCTAAAGGTATTGACCAGTTGATGGACGAAGGCGTGGCACAATTATTCGTTATGGAGATGAATGGTCGTAAAATCATCGGTACCGTTGGAGCACTTCAGTTTGAAGTTATCCAATATCGTCTGGAGCACGAATATGGCGCAAAATGTACGTATGAGCCTATCTCGATTCACAAAGCTTGTTGGGTAGAAGCGGATGAAAAGTCTGCGGAATTCCAGGAGTTTGCAAGATTGAAACAGCGTTTCTTGGCGAAAGATAAATATGATCAATTGGTGTTTTTAGCGGATTCGTCATTTACAATTCACATGACGCAGGAAAAGTTCCCAAATGTAAAACTTCACTTTATTAGTGAGTTTAGACATCAAGATTAA
- the mtgA gene encoding monofunctional biosynthetic peptidoglycan transglycosylase, whose translation MFKFIKRLVLVIIIANILFITLGIFFNPPITWTQLGGIMKYGKLDRDYISYDDMGNNVKKAVIASEDQLFFEHNGFDVKAIKKALEHNEKKGKVKRGGSTISQQTAKNVFLWQGRSWFRKGLETVYTFIIEKVWGKDIILERYLNSIEMGQGVFGVEAASKYYFGKSSKDLSKSEAAWIAVVLPNPQKYDPKNPTPYLNKKHNWVMRQMNNIVLK comes from the coding sequence ATGTTCAAATTTATAAAGCGACTTGTATTAGTCATTATTATCGCCAACATCTTGTTTATCACACTTGGGATTTTCTTTAATCCTCCCATTACATGGACACAATTGGGCGGTATTATGAAATATGGAAAACTAGATCGCGATTATATTTCCTATGACGATATGGGGAACAATGTTAAAAAAGCGGTGATAGCTTCCGAAGATCAACTTTTTTTTGAACATAATGGTTTTGACGTAAAAGCGATTAAAAAAGCATTAGAACACAACGAAAAGAAAGGAAAAGTGAAACGCGGTGGAAGTACCATTTCTCAACAAACCGCCAAAAATGTATTTCTGTGGCAAGGTAGAAGCTGGTTCCGAAAAGGATTAGAAACCGTCTATACATTTATTATCGAAAAAGTTTGGGGAAAAGATATCATCCTGGAGCGCTATCTCAACTCAATAGAAATGGGGCAAGGGGTTTTTGGTGTGGAAGCGGCATCCAAATATTATTTTGGGAAATCTTCTAAAGACCTTAGCAAAAGTGAGGCAGCTTGGATAGCTGTCGTACTTCCTAATCCGCAAAAATATGATCCTAAAAATCCGACACCTTATCTCAACAAAAAACACAACTGGGTGATGCGTCAAATGAATAACATTGTTCTGAAATAA
- a CDS encoding site-specific recombinase — protein sequence MPLRLKNKDNFSTVLKKYFSAQNETFSLDPLAELIGAVKKEDLGVFVAYLKDNQDITDNLSYYIQNIFKDKPFNLSLTEADILSENAFFPELKKRLLNKVLPNIENENTIWYLVDFVSVTPKKDLDFFLNSEEDKLSELFKLLKIDRLVANTHVKKELLFAFNVLAWRVIGNAMDVEVMKMVPKYRNLDNPFLALQNELDILITNFKDEPNFQLNSKDEVYKQIKVYLQQCQEFVNIAFKNSSKYGISSKINLYLLKIRQQLTRMSEILQIFVIDDDSDYVVRSKQLFLNILRYKSHKNNVQDLLSDNTRLISHLITNHTAETGTHYITSSQKDYLKMLWKASAAGVIIGACSILKILYGDLDSSEFGHAAIYAFNYAMCFVIIYLMGYTIATKQPAMTAATMAKVLSDKNNTQKNYVDFAHFVSKLFRSQFIAFVGNVFLTFASALAVVYALDILLNHNYGTEKADKLFHNINMFESKALLHASIAGVFLFISGIISGNIANNSVFFQIPKRIAKNPFINYFFGQKFAENLSIYYYKNWAGIMSNFWFGVFLGITGPIGIFLGLDIDIRHITFSTGYFAVALYGKGFSVGMYTFWVSFVTIGLIGFFNFIVSFGLSMMLAFRSRKMNTTEIGAIFQEIFKYFLKNPLRFFIPIRSRLDGKAQELMEKSKAPTKPKDL from the coding sequence ATGCCTTTAAGATTAAAAAACAAAGACAACTTCAGTACGGTTCTAAAAAAATATTTTAGTGCCCAAAATGAAACTTTTTCTCTTGATCCACTCGCTGAATTAATAGGTGCTGTGAAGAAGGAAGACTTGGGTGTTTTCGTAGCTTATCTCAAAGACAATCAGGATATTACTGATAATTTAAGTTATTATATTCAAAATATTTTTAAAGATAAACCCTTTAATTTATCTTTAACAGAAGCAGATATCTTATCCGAAAATGCTTTTTTTCCAGAACTAAAGAAAAGACTTCTTAACAAAGTACTACCAAATATAGAAAACGAAAATACAATCTGGTACCTCGTTGATTTCGTATCCGTTACACCAAAAAAAGACCTTGATTTTTTTCTTAACTCCGAGGAAGATAAATTGAGCGAACTTTTCAAACTTCTAAAGATTGATCGTCTGGTTGCCAATACGCATGTCAAAAAAGAATTGCTTTTCGCTTTCAATGTTTTGGCTTGGCGTGTCATCGGAAATGCGATGGATGTTGAGGTTATGAAAATGGTTCCTAAATATCGAAATCTTGACAATCCTTTTTTGGCTTTGCAAAATGAATTGGATATTTTGATAACCAACTTCAAAGATGAGCCCAACTTTCAACTCAATTCTAAAGATGAAGTTTATAAACAAATAAAAGTGTACCTTCAACAATGCCAGGAATTTGTAAATATCGCTTTTAAAAACAGTAGTAAATACGGAATTTCCAGTAAGATTAATCTCTATCTTCTCAAAATTCGTCAGCAGTTGACAAGAATGTCCGAGATACTTCAAATCTTTGTTATTGATGATGACAGCGATTATGTTGTCCGCTCCAAGCAATTATTTTTGAATATACTTCGTTACAAATCGCACAAGAATAATGTCCAAGATTTGCTTTCTGACAACACAAGGTTGATATCGCACCTGATTACCAATCATACCGCTGAAACGGGCACACATTATATCACCTCGTCCCAGAAGGATTATCTGAAAATGCTATGGAAAGCTAGTGCGGCAGGTGTTATTATCGGTGCATGCAGTATTCTTAAGATTTTATACGGCGATTTGGATTCCAGCGAATTTGGTCATGCTGCCATCTATGCTTTCAATTATGCAATGTGTTTTGTTATCATCTATTTGATGGGTTATACGATAGCGACCAAACAGCCTGCAATGACCGCCGCAACGATGGCAAAAGTCCTTTCTGATAAAAATAACACTCAAAAAAACTATGTTGACTTTGCACACTTTGTTTCAAAACTTTTTAGAAGTCAGTTCATCGCATTTGTAGGAAATGTTTTTTTAACGTTTGCATCTGCACTCGCAGTTGTGTATGCACTGGATATTTTGCTCAATCATAATTATGGTACCGAAAAGGCTGACAAGCTGTTCCACAACATTAATATGTTCGAGTCCAAAGCCCTTTTACACGCAAGTATTGCTGGAGTATTTTTGTTTATATCTGGGATTATATCTGGAAATATTGCCAACAATTCGGTATTTTTTCAAATTCCGAAAAGGATTGCCAAAAATCCCTTTATCAATTATTTTTTCGGACAAAAATTCGCTGAAAACCTTTCCATATATTATTATAAAAACTGGGCAGGCATTATGTCCAACTTTTGGTTTGGTGTTTTTTTAGGCATTACGGGGCCCATTGGTATATTTCTGGGCTTGGATATTGACATTCGACACATCACTTTTTCTACTGGATATTTTGCTGTAGCACTTTATGGTAAAGGATTTTCGGTTGGTATGTACACCTTTTGGGTTTCTTTTGTCACTATTGGATTGATTGGCTTTTTTAACTTTATCGTAAGTTTTGGTCTGTCTATGATGCTAGCTTTCCGTTCCAGAAAGATGAATACAACAGAGATTGGCGCTATATTTCAGGAAATTTTCAAATATTTTCTTAAAAACCCTTTGCGCTTTTTTATTCCGATTCGCTCAAGATTGGACGGAAAAGCACAAGAACTTATGGAAAAGTCTAAAGCTCCTACAAAACCAAAAGATCTTTAA